The following proteins are encoded in a genomic region of Cygnus olor isolate bCygOlo1 chromosome 11, bCygOlo1.pri.v2, whole genome shotgun sequence:
- the LOC121076068 gene encoding neuronal acetylcholine receptor subunit alpha-7 isoform X4: MCADERFDATFHTNVLVNSSGHCQYLPPGIFKSSCYIDVRWFPFDVQKCNLKFGSWTYGGWSLDLQMQEADISGYISNGEWDLVGVPGKRTESFYGCCKEPYPDVTFTVTMRRRTLYYGLNLLIPCVLISALALLVFLLPADSGEKISLGITVLLSLTVFMLLVAEIMPATSDSVPLIAQYFASTMIIVGLSVVVTVIVLQYHHHDPDGGKMPKWTRIILLNWCAWFLRMKRPGEDKVRPACQHKQRRCSLSSVEMNTVSGQQSSNGNMLYIGFKGLDAVHCTPTTDSGVICGRMTCSPTEEENLLHSGHPSEGDPDLAKILEEVRYIANRFRDQDEEEAVCNEWKFAASVVDRLCLMAFSVFTIICTIGILMSAPNFVEAVSKDFA; the protein is encoded by the exons TGCTGATGAAAGATTTGATGCTACATTTCACACTAATGTTTTAGTCAATTCTTCAGGACATTGCCAGTATCTGCCACCAG GCATATTTAAGAGCTCATGCTACATAGATGTGCGCTGGTTTCCATTTGATGTTCAGAAGTGTAACCTGAAGTTTGGATCCTGGACATATGGAGGCTGGTCCTTAGACTTACAAATGCAAGAAGCAGATATATCTGGCTATATTTCAAATGGAGAGTGGGATCTAGTAG GAGTTCCTGGGAAGAGAACTGAGAGTTTTTATGGATGTTGTAAGGAACCTTACCCAGATGTGACATTCACAGTAACTATGAGACGCAGGACTCTCTATTATGGACTTAATCTTCTTATTCCCTGTGTACTGATATCGGCACTTGCCTTATTAGtttttctgcttccagcagACTCAGGAGAAAAGATCTCGCTAG GTATAACAGTTTTATTGTCTCTCACTGTCTTCATGTTACTTGTGGCTGAAATTATGCCAGCAACATCTGATTCTGTGCCCTTAATCG ctcAGTATTTTGCCAGCACTATGATTATTGTTGGCCTCTCTGTTGTTGTCACTGTTATTGTTCTACAATACCATCATCATGATCCAGATGGGGGAAAAATGCCTAAATGG ACAAGAATCATCCTTCTGAACTGGTGTGCTTGGTTTCTGAGGATGAAGAGACCAGGGGAAGATAAAGTGCGTCCTGCCTGTCAACACAAACAGCGCCGATGTAGCCTATCGAGTGTGGAGATGAACACTGTGAGTGGACAACAGTCCAGTAATGGGAATATGCTGTACATTGGGTTTAAGGGGCTGGATGCTGTGCACTGCACACCTACCACTGATTCAGGAGTGATCTGCGGGAGGATGACCTGTTCAccaacagaagaagaaaaccttCTGCACAGCGGCCACCCCTCTGAAGGCGACCCAGATTTGGCTAAGATCTTGGAAGAGGTCAGGTACATTGCCAACAGATTCAGAGACCAGGATGAAGAGGAAGCCGTTTGCAATGAATGGAAGTTTGCAGCCTCTGTAGTGGATCGGCTCTGCTTGATGGCTTTTTCAGTCTTCACAATCATTTGTACAATTGGTATTTTGATGTCAGCACCAAACTTCGTAGAGGCTGTCTCTAAAGATTTTGCTTAA